Part of the Gigantopelta aegis isolate Gae_Host unplaced genomic scaffold, Gae_host_genome ctg4266_pilon_pilon, whole genome shotgun sequence genome, ACCCCCCAATGACAAGACTCCAGCTCTTATTGATAGTAAGACACTTCCCCTAATGGAGGATGAAGATGGAAATCATTTTATTCGGTTTTACTGGTTGGATGCTTATGAAGATAGTTTTCGTCAACCTGGTATTGTTTATCTCTTTGGTAAAATATGGATTGAAGATGCTCGTGCTTACATCAGGTAGATCATGTGACTTTAATGACTGATCACATGACAGACTCTACCCCACCAGTTGTTGCATCATAGTCCGCAATATTGAAAGATGTCTTTATTTCTTACCACGTGATAAGGTAACTATGATATGTAAATCAGACAATTTTTTTGTCCAATAGATCCTCTCCAAGTCAGGTACTCCTTCAGATCAAGATGTAACAATGCAGGATGTTTATATGGTGGGGTGTTGTCTTGTTAGTAAACCACATTCATTTAGTCTATTTTAGGAGTTTAATGAGAAATTTGCTGAGAAATATCGACTTATGAAATTTGCTTCAAAAGTATATCTAATTTCATGTATTATAACATGACCAGATATCCATCTTTAGAAAGTCACCAAAAAGTATGCTTTTGATTATCTGATATTCCACGAGAGTCTGAGTACCTAGAAGTTCGTTACTCTGCTGATATCAGGCTCCACCAGTGATGCTACTGGATATTCTTTTAGTAAAGTGTTTGGGACAACTACCTCAAGGTGATTGTGTATCATGTGACAGTTATGTGATCTTATTGTAGTTTAGAGAGATTAATTTTATCCTGTCAAATAAAGGGACCTTGTTGGTTAGACATAAAAGCTCCAAGTAAATTTactaataatatactaataatatactaacatatactaaaaatgtattaataggTAAACCATCTAATAATGTTAGCTGGTGTCGTATTGAATGCATTGCTGATGGTTTGGCTGCAGTACATGTGTCACCAGAACAAGCTCCACCCCTCCATTAACAGTGTTATCACTCAGTATAAAGACATTACTAAATACTCGTACCAGAACTAATGAAGTGGGTGTGGTCACTGcaactacattgtatatattttatttttgctagATATTGTGTTTTGGTGCATTAGTCCATCAAATGTATCACTAGATAAGCCACCACCTTCAACACCTTTTTCAGAACGACTTCTGTAGTAAGTACTAAACATGTCATTATAATGGACATTGTCTTCATTGTTTTTAGCAATCGCTGTCCTCCTGATCGACACATGCCAGCTCGACTACAAGAACACTTGGATAAGAAAGTAAGACGAgttttcattttcatatttatcCTCAAAACTGTACTCAGGGTCTCAAACTAGAGATCACTTCCTCAGAACGAGGATTGTTAGCTTATTTTCTTGCAAAATTAGCTAAAACAGATCCTGATATTATTATCGTATGTTAACTCAGTATAACTCAGTATAAATCAGTATATTTCAGGGACATaatttaacaactcaatggttAGACACTTTACAGCACAGAATGTTTTCATGTAAAAGTTCCATCATGGTCAAGAATTGGACGATTAAAAAGACAGAATATGCCCAAGGTATTAGTTTTCTCTTAGGAGACTtaactttctctctctttctctctaggGTAGAGGAACAGTTTATAGTTTGTGTTGTGGTAGACTAGTGTGTGATGTCAAACTGTCAGCAAAGGAGTTAATTCGTTCTCGTAGTTATGATCTCTCTGAGCTGGCTAGCTCAGTCTTAAAAATGCACTATAAACCAATGGAAAATGAAGATATATCAGCTGCATTTGGGTATGTTATCAAGTGGGTGTGGTCAAAAGAACCACACCCTCATGCACagatgttttaatttataattattttaggaGTATTGATAGTCTAAGTATGATGATAAAACATACGATGGAAGAAGCCTTTCTTTCACTTAAACTTACTCATGAGTTGAGTGTATTGCCATTAGCTTATCAAATAACTTGTATAGCTGGTAATACAATGAGTCGTACTCTACTGGGAGGTCGATCTGAACGCAATGAGTATCTTTTGTTACATGCCTTTACACAACAAGGATATATCCCTCCTGATAAACAAGAGAGTGCAAGACGAACTCAAGTACCTACTGAAGGAGATGAAGAGGGCGGAGTCAGTACTACTAGCCGACGTCATAAACCTGCCTATGTTGGTGGACTTGTCTTGGATCCTAAAGTTGGATTCTATGATAGGTGGGCAGGGCTCAGTTATAACCTCACCCTTTAATGAAGAATTTTCATTCTTTTAGGCTCATTTTATTGTTAGACTTCAATTCTCTTTATCCTACCATCATACAAGAAACAATATCTGTTTTACAACAATTGACCACGCCCATTGTGTTTCTGATGAAGACTTTTGCTGCCTTGGCACCACCTGGAGACACCCAACCACAAGGTATATcaataaaccacacccacttaattaaaaatatattaggtaTATTGCCATCTGAGATAAGAGTATTGGTTGAACGTCGTCGTCAAGTAAAGCAGCTAATGAAAGGGGCTACCTCAAAAGATACGATACAGCAATATGACATAAGACAAAAGCATTAAAATTAACTGCTAACAGTATGTATGGCTGTCTAGGATTCTCACATTCCAGATTTCATGCTAAGCCTTTAGCAGCTTTAGTTACTAGCAAAGGAAGACAGGTAATTAAATTAAGAGGATTGTACTCAGATGATTACAAAATCATTAGTGTAACTATTCAATTACTGTAGATTACAGAGTTTTCCCCGTTATTTATACAATGCTGACTGTAGTTCTTTAATAACTGTTAATTGTATGCATCtctaagatatatatttttggctTTACCCAAATATGGTAATTGTAACTAATCTCTTTGATGTAAAGTGTTATGTTGACCATCTGTTGTAACTGataacattgtatatatatattatattaattaaattatcatAGCTCAatagtatacacacacacacacacattcataaaCATGAAACCTTCATTGTTAAAGTGTGAGGTCAATTGATTAGGAGACGGGAGTTATTGTTTGGACTAGAGTCTTTCTACTTATTTAATTATCTCATTCTTTAAGAATATTGTTTTAgatattatatgtttatagaTACTTGAACAGACGAGAGATTTGGCAACTAAAGTAAGTTTGTCACGACTTTTCTTTTCACATGATATTAATCGTACACAATAGTTGGGTCTAGATGTTATTTATGGTGATACTGATTCTATTATGATAGACAGTGGGACTAGAGATTTAAAAAAGGCAGAATCTTTAGCTCATCAAGTTAAATCCgaagtaataaattatatcgTCTATTAGAAATTGATATCGatgggattttttaaatgcatgctattgctgaagaaaaaaaagtaagtttGTATTTGTCACAAGAAAACAGACATGAATGACCCTCACTCCTTAAAATTATATTGACTTAATGGTAATATTAACACGCCTGTAGTCTAGTTGCCACCTCCTTATTAGTTTGGTCTAATTATACCAAAGTCTTCTACCCCCACCACTGTTCCACCTCTAATCAAAGTTGGCGCCCATATTATTACATGACTTAACATGTATATTGTGTGGTTAGTCAGAAGAGATGAAGGCGTCTTGTATCACAAAAGTGCTACCTCATACAAGATCAAAGTTCTTGTTAATGGACCACAACAATTCTGTTTTGGTAGGacttttattttgattatttttctaACACTTTAGATATGCTGCCATTTCTATACACAAACACGATAGTATTTATGTTAACATTCTATGCTAgtataaatgtgtaatatttgaaCTATAGATGAGTTGATAGAAAAACGAGAATTAAAGGGTATAGATATTGTTAGGAGAGATTGGTCAGATCTGGCTAAGAGAGCTGGGCAGTAAGTCATGAGTCACATGACTATCACATGATTTTATGTCTTATAGTTTTGTATTGGACGAGATTCTGGCAGGACAAAATCTTGATGATTAATTGACCATGTACAGACGTTTCTAATACAaagtataaaatgtttattatggtAGCTGCCATTTCTCTTTATAGTTAGTGATGAAGTCAGAAATGGAAAGACTGATTTAAAGGATTTTATTATAACTAagtagtttattattttattggaaattaattaaatttatttataaaaggcTCTTACTAAATTACCTAAAGACTATCCTGATAAAAAGAGTCTTGCCATGTACAAGTAGCTATGAGGATGATCAGTAGACAACAACATGTCCAACCTGGTGATGTCATACCATATATTGTTTGTGAGGTAAGATGGAAGTTAACAATGTTATATAGAAGAAAGAATGTTTACTAGGGAGAAGGGAATGCATCACCATACGTTGAGGTCCTTTCATCCCAGTGAGGTTATACAGCAACAATTGAAGGTCGATAGCCAGTACTATCTTCAACACCAAGTGAGTTAACCACCACCCAATATTGTCATGGTAACATAATGTAGGTTCATGCTGTTATATCTCGACTTTGTGAACCCATTGCTGGGATTAGATGCACTATTTAGCAGAATGGGTTGGGACTAGATCCATCAGCCTTCTCCAGTCGCATTAAAGGATACGAAGATGAAGAGATACAATCAGGAGAGACCCTTTTACCAGAAGGGTTCGGGACGTTTGAAGCTGATCCTCTGTACATACATTGTTCAAAGTGTGGGATATGTCAGCATTTTAATGAGAAGGTGAACAAACAACTAATTAATAACGATTTGTAGCAATGCATTGTTACATCAAGTACAGTCTCTCCCCTACATTGTAATGTATTAGTTTACTCAAAAAATAGTTATGTGTGTGACACATCTGTTCTACACACACTATCAACTTGCACACATCAAAGAACGAGcaattgttgttttaaaagatacaaTTGAGTTATTAGCTCACACCCCAAAATTGAATTTCAGTGcaattatgtaaatttaattattaatgcaATATCAAATACTTCAAATATGTAGTGTCAGGTGTCAAACCTCATCACCGTGGCAACTGGGTTTTCTGTAGGAGCCTGTCTGTCCAGAGATCTTTTAGACACAACCCTTGTATATTGGTTATAATTGAATTAGttgtctttgttatttttcagtggTCTTATAATTCCTTTGTATAAATTCAAtcaaatttaatgtatttatttgagACTGCTTGACCTCTTTAATagatttacttttaaatgttacatATAGAATATCAACATGacaattttaattattgttaacatGTAAATAGTTTTGTGGTTAAATGGCCATATCTAattaaaaatttcatttttaactaATCGATTCACTAATGATATTACCTGTATAGGAAAGATACTCTTGTACTCAATGTGGTAATCCATTTACTGatgatatatatgtaatgctGTATCATTGGCTATACACTTATTATATGGTTTGTATTATCAGGTATGACTATGACATTGGAATGTCTTGTAATTAGTATaattaacaacatttaaaattattattaatatttaattgtgtTAAAAGAGAGtaattgtaatttattatttttagggaTGGTTGACGTGTAAAGATCCTTCATGTCAATTTTCGTACTCGGTTGTAGTCTAATGACAAatagctgtcctgtctgtggtccTGAGAAGGACATGGATTAAAAGAGGAGGTGAGAATGACATAGTAGGAGGTACTGTATTatcttttaaatatagtattcaAGTGGTGATTTTATATTGTCAATTAAGACATTTCAAGTCCATATTTTCAGGTATATCCCACCCCTCCTCCTCCTTTtgataaatgatttattttttgtagaaaAAGAATTGATTTCAAAATTAATCCAACAATATTTAGATGCAAATGCTTATTGTAATGTTAACTTGAAGTTATTATTTCCAACTCTGAGATAATTATtcattgattaaaatatttacttattatgTCAAGAAAGAGTCAAAGATCATGTGAAAGTCATGTGATTGTACTACAAAagtgattaaaaattaaattaagtgTGTGCAAAAAAAGTTTCATGTAGTAGTTCTAAAATGTTGTCATGATGACGTCACAGTTTAGGAACTGGACGCTTATCACTGGAAGAGAAGGAGCTATAGCTGATGCAGATACAGGCACTTGTGCTAGAGATAACGGTGACATAATTTGAGGGACTACTGTTGCTCTACCCCCATTAACATGAGTCAGACCAACCAATGTGATGGATTCAATATAGTTGGTATTTGAGTTGGTGCAAGCCCTCCAGCTGATATCGTTGCTAATTGAGGTTGTAATATGACACTTACCATTAGGAAGGGTTCGTATACAAGTAATTGGAGAAGATAGAAAATTTATCGGCCAAGTTGCAGCTGCATTACTTCCAGTAGCAGCCATCAATTGCGAGATGGGAAGAGAAGCTGTAGTGAGAGCGGTGAAGATGCTATGTTTGTAGTTCCTTCAGTTGGTGGCACTATTGATGGATTTATAGCTACTGTAGTCATGATAGGAGCTAGCTCTGTTGGGTTGGATTGTAGGGGTGAGCTGGCTGTTTGTGCTGAATTTTGTTTATCTTTTTTCCTCCACTTTGCTCTCTCCTGTTCTGAAACCATACCTGTACaggacaaaaagaaaaatgtcattttttaagatgtctttgttttctttaacgatgcCTTTGATCTAATTTGCCTTCAAAACCATGTCATTCCAGATCACTTAGTGGTATGTGGTTTGTTCTATGGTGAATGAACTAGTAAACAATCATTATGTTTCTAAGTCTAGACGATAAGTCTAAGAAAACTGTAGACAaatttattagtgtttttatatactagacaatgttttattaataaattaattattatttgactaatcaattataatacattatgtaaCCTTGTTATTTTCAGCCTGTTGGTCATGCTAACATAATGGATATGGCTGTTATCCTTTATATCTTATAGTTGATGGTTTGAACTGTTTACAATTAAAGATAATGGGGAATATAATGCAATCATGTTTGATAGTGAGATGATTTGAAGtctttgtaaaacaaatataccaTAGATACCATATTAAATTAGTTAAAGATAATCATTGTTATTAGTTTGtcattaaactgttttaaataatcAGAATACTAACTCTTTCTCTCTTATTTCTATACCTGTACTCGAGCCTCTGTTAGCTCAACACGATAGCAAGATCTTCTCTTGTAAATACATCTGGATAATGTGTTCTCTCAAACACCTTTTCTAGTTCTCGTATGTGTTGTGCGCTTATAGTTGGAAACTTGTAAATGTTGTACGATATCGTCTCTTTTCTTCAATACAGTTTCATTCTGGGGAGAGCCTGAAAAACACAAATTTAGTTATCTATCTTGTTTATAGACTTTACCTTCATGATCTGACTTTCTTCCTCCCACCTGTTGTAATCCGTCTTGACTGGAATATAACATTGGAGACTTGTACCAAGGCCATCAGCTGTACTGCTAGTGGAAGGAGATGGTGTCCTACTTCGTAGAGGAGATATACCGATTGAAAAATTCCTGGTGGATTAGTTGTACTACTGGAGTCTCGCTCTCTCCTCTAATATCGTCGAGGGCGACGATGAGTTAGGTGCCTCGCTCATCACTAACACCATCTGTTGTTCTGAGTGGCACTCGTTACTCGAGAAGACGtagataaaacttttaaaagctgtcagtgaaaaatattttttttttagcgaaCTGCGAAGAAGTTCTTTGTTACCAAAAATGCGAAGTTATTCTAATGCAGATGGCGTTAAGTGTTATGGCCTATGGTCGGCATAGTTCGGCTCCTTTGATAGCTAATTTAAATATGAAGTGGTTAATACTATGAACAAGCTCGTCCAAGTATACGTACACTTGATATTAGAATCTATTGCTTGTATAGCCCAAAGGCCTAATTTGTAAGATACTTTAATTAATAGTGTCTGTGTCGGCGCCTTTGTTACTTGTGGTAGGCCGTTGACACCCACAAACTCAGTGTATATTAGCCCACTAATTCTATTACACCGACTACAACAATAACAAGTACGACAATAAAATAAACCCATATTGCTAACATTGTATTAACTACAATAGATTATAATGCATTAAACACCAATTATGCTATTAGATGATATAGGTATATCTGATCTTACTGAACAATAAGGGACTTAGCGTTGAAAACATAATGGACTGTTATCAATCACAAAGATTAGTGACCTTATCATCCCAAAGCTGCCAAAATCAACTAtcataaaattacatttttatactcCTCTGACAGTAAATACGTACAATATCACCATGGCAAGTTTTGTTGAGAAATATATATGAacttcaaaaaacattttttctacaaacaatatattatatatacaatgcaTTATTAACTGatgtaaaaacattaaaaacaatacttGAATACAACAATAAGTAATTTATGGTACTGctctaaatattacaaaaagattTGACATAGGTAGTGTGATTTTTTAAGGGACGGCTGCTGGACTAAAACTTGAAAGCACATCTCAGGTAATTGTGCATTTCGGAAACTGGTAACCTTCTCTCTTGAGTGGGTGGCTACTCTGCGTATCTAATCATTCCAGCCTAAAAGTAGTAACAAAGTACAATTATAGAAACTGTGGACAACATTTAACTTTGATTATCACATTGGACATAAGCTTGGTGTGGGTAACCAATAACAGTTAATGCAAGTAGAGGTAATTGCTGTACTTCTGCTTGAAAGTAGCGCTCTATTAGAGAGTAAGCTAATTTAGAAATCTCAATATTATCGTGTTGTTGTAGTGCCTCAATTCTTTCGACTCCTCAAGCTTCTTCAATAACACAGCTATTATCTTGGCTTGAGGTTCCagccattttaatatatttccaAGACCATCTAATATGACTTGATTACCATAGAGTCTTGTGTGACTAACATTCCACACATTGGTGGTATACAACCTTGCTGGACAATATAAACTGACCTATTACAGATAAGAAGTGATCTAGTTAAATTTAAAGCTTGTACTTACTTGTTGTACAGATCGACCACAGTTAATTACTAAGTGCCCAGGATGCTTCTTTTTGTGTTTAAAGTTGTCCTTGAGCCAATATCGTTAATCAATGGAGGAATAGACAGGCGTCTATTACCATTTGAATTTGTCCCTGATTACCAGCAGTTATTATTAGACAATGTCCACACGGCTTCTACAGTTATAATAAATATGAGTAAGAATTAATGAAAGTAAAAACGTCATGATTTCACTTCAATTTCTGAagaaatgtaataataacatttacaaatatGTCTTGGGTAATCTCCCAAAGCCAGAGCTAGTCAATGATATGATGTGATGACTTACTCTGACAATAGAAGGTCTCCTAGGATGATGTAATAGGGTTATAAGATGTAGTAAGATGCCATGATCCAATCAACTTGTGTTTGTTCATCAGTTCATGTTACTATATTTACCTAATGTACGTAGAGCTGGCATCTGAATAGGAGAAAAGAACGGGTATATAAGGCGAAAATTATCTAGTGATACCACCAATAGAGGAACATTGGTAAATGGTAGCAGTACAAGTTGTAATGGAACATGGTATAATGAACACAAGACGGCCTTGTATGTCCATGATGAAATAATATAGTACCTTACCCACTATCGTGGATATTTCCtggatgccccccccccccctaataaAGGAAAATAATTTGGGACTACCCAGAATCATAAACAGCTACACAAAAACGGAATTGATTTAGATATGTGACTATCAAGCTGGACCTGAATGTCTGTCGTATTTCCATTCAGCTAAGAGGACAATGCCCAACAAGCATCAACTTGGACATCAAGTGTAGGGATGTTGTACTAGTCCTACTAGCGAAGGTATGTGtctaataacaacaaaaaagatgACCCACACCCACTTTAAAATAAGACATACCACAACAACAGATGggaatggtggtggtggagggttTTATTTCGACACAAAATAGAATAGTCCATGTCAAATTTGCAACAGGTGAAGTCTAAATATTACGAAAATAATGGTTGTCATGGCAAACATAATCACTTACAGGTGTTCTTTCTTGATACTTATGCCAATAAAGGGTCGATGGATACCAGCTCTTATGACAAACTCTCACACTTTCAGGACCATCACACGTTATATTACCTAAAGCCCAAACAGCTGCTCGCATACATTCACATGAGGAGATGATAAAAGTTGTATTGAAAATAGGGGGGACAGCTCTAATTAATTGAGATAATATATAATCAATGAGGAGTTAAATATGGACACTTACCACATGCTACAACAGTATTTGTTTGTATGGAACTACCAAGGCAATGTTAGTAAGCGCCCAGGCAGCTTCAAATTGTAGAGAGTGGACTATAAGAAAACTATATATAACATTGGATGTTGTAGACAATAGCTTACTGATCATGTTGGAGACATTCTACTAATATAGGTACTTAAACCAACACTAGAAGAGGAGCTTAAATCATTATATCCTTTCAATTATTTAATTACCTTATTAATTCATCTATTGGAGGGTTACGCCCCTTAGATAATATCTTCCTaatgtgttaata contains:
- the LOC121392671 gene encoding LOW QUALITY PROTEIN: DNA polymerase alpha catalytic subunit-like (The sequence of the model RefSeq protein was modified relative to this genomic sequence to represent the inferred CDS: inserted 2 bases in 2 codons; deleted 2 bases in 2 codons) translates to MSGWETIKEELNLQAPPPNDKTPALIDSKTLPLMEDEDGNHFIRFYWLDAYEDSFRQPGIVYLFGKIWIEDARAYISNRCPPDRHMPARLQEHLDKKGLKLEITSSERGLLAYFLAKLAKTDPDIIIGHNLTTQWLDTLQHRMFSVKVPSWSRIGRLKRQNMPKVLGRGTVYSLCCGRLVCDVKLSAKELIRSRSYDLSELASSVLKMHYKPMENEDISAAFGSIDSLSMMIKHTMEEAFLSLKLTHELSVLPLAYQITCIAGNTMSRTLLGGRSERNEYLLLHAFTQQGYIPPDKQESARRTQVPTEGDEEGGVSTTSRRHKPAYVGGLVLDPKVGFYDRLILLLDFNSLYPTIIQETISVLQQLTTPIVFLMKTFAALAPPGDTQPQGISINHTHLIKNILGILPSEIRVLVERRRQVKQLMKGATSKDTIQQYDIRQKXLKLTANSMYGCLGFSHSRFHAKPLAALVTSKGRQILEQTRDLATKLGLDVIYGDTDSIMIDSGTRDLKKAESLAHQVKSEXNKLYRLLEIDIDGIFKCMLLLKKKKYAAISIHKHDNELIEKRELKGIDIVRRDWSDLAKRAG